From Erinaceus europaeus chromosome 9, mEriEur2.1, whole genome shotgun sequence, one genomic window encodes:
- the MAT2B gene encoding methionine adenosyltransferase 2 subunit beta isoform X1: MVGRGRELTIHFVPGHCRLLQEEVDVPSRRVLVTGATGLLGRAVYKEFHQNSWHAVGCGFRRARPRFEQVNLLDPAAVHHILQDFQPQVIVHCAAERRPDVVESQPDAASQLNVDASGNLAKEAAAIGAFLIYISSDYVFDGTNPPYREEDVPSPLNLYGKTKLEGENAVLQNNPGAAVLRIPVLYGEVEKLEESAVTVVFDKVQFSNKSANMDHWQQRFPTHVKDVAHVCRRLAERRMLDPSIKGTFHWSGDEQMTKYEMACAIADAFNLPCSHLRPITDSPVLGAQRPRNAQLDCSRLESLGIGQRTPFRIGIKDSLWPFLIDKRWRQTVFH; the protein is encoded by the exons GAGGAAGTGGACGTCCCCAGCAGACGAGTCCTGGTTACTGGAGCCACTGGGCTTCTGGGCAGGGCCGTCTACAAAGAGTTCCACCAGAACAGCTGGCATGCTGTCGGCTGCGGCTTCCGGCGAGCCCGGCCCAGGTTTGAGCAGGTCAACCTGCTGGATCCCGCTGCGGTTCACCACATCCTGCAGGACTTCCAG ccccaggtcaTAGTGCACTGTGCGGCAGAGAGGAGGCCAGATGTCGTGGAGAGCCAGCCAGACGCTGCATCCCAGCTCAACGTGGACGCCTCTGGGAATTTGGCAAAGGAAGCAG CTGCAATTGGAGCATTTCTAATCTATATAAGCTCAGATTATGTATTTGATGGAACAAATCCACCTTACAGAGAGGAAGACGTCCCCAGCCCCCTGAATCTATATGGCAAAACAAAGCTGGAGGGAGAAAACGCTGTGCTGCAGAACAACCCAG GCGCCGCTGTTCTGAGGATTCCTGTTCTGTACGGAGAGGTGGAGAAGCTGGAGGAAAGTGCCGTGACGGTGGTGTTTGACAAAGTGCAGTTCAGCAACAAGTCGGCCAACATGGACCACTGGCAGCAGAGGTTCCCCACCCACGTCAAGGACGTGGCCCACGTGTGCCGCAGGCTGGCCGAGAGGAGGATGCTG GATCCGTCAATTAAAGGAACCTTTCACTGGTCTGGCGACGAGCAGATGACCAAGTATGAGATGGCGTGCGCCATCGCCGACGCCTTCAACCTGCCCTGCAGCCACCTTCGGCCC ATAACTGACAGTCCTGTCCTGGGAGCACAGCGCCCGCGGAATGCTCAGctggactgctccagattggaGAGCCTGGGGATCGGTCAGCGGACGCCCTTCCGCATCGGCATCAAGGATTCACTCTGGCCCTTCCTCATCGATAAGAGATGGAGGCAGACGGTCTTTCACTAG
- the MAT2B gene encoding methionine adenosyltransferase 2 subunit beta isoform X2, whose product MVGRGRELTIHFVPGHCRLLQEEVDVPSRRVLVTGATGLLGRAVYKEFHQNSWHAVGCGFRRARPRFEQVNLLDPAAVHHILQDFQPQVIVHCAAERRPDVVESQPDAASQLNVDASGNLAKEAGAAVLRIPVLYGEVEKLEESAVTVVFDKVQFSNKSANMDHWQQRFPTHVKDVAHVCRRLAERRMLDPSIKGTFHWSGDEQMTKYEMACAIADAFNLPCSHLRPITDSPVLGAQRPRNAQLDCSRLESLGIGQRTPFRIGIKDSLWPFLIDKRWRQTVFH is encoded by the exons GAGGAAGTGGACGTCCCCAGCAGACGAGTCCTGGTTACTGGAGCCACTGGGCTTCTGGGCAGGGCCGTCTACAAAGAGTTCCACCAGAACAGCTGGCATGCTGTCGGCTGCGGCTTCCGGCGAGCCCGGCCCAGGTTTGAGCAGGTCAACCTGCTGGATCCCGCTGCGGTTCACCACATCCTGCAGGACTTCCAG ccccaggtcaTAGTGCACTGTGCGGCAGAGAGGAGGCCAGATGTCGTGGAGAGCCAGCCAGACGCTGCATCCCAGCTCAACGTGGACGCCTCTGGGAATTTGGCAAAGGAAGCAG GCGCCGCTGTTCTGAGGATTCCTGTTCTGTACGGAGAGGTGGAGAAGCTGGAGGAAAGTGCCGTGACGGTGGTGTTTGACAAAGTGCAGTTCAGCAACAAGTCGGCCAACATGGACCACTGGCAGCAGAGGTTCCCCACCCACGTCAAGGACGTGGCCCACGTGTGCCGCAGGCTGGCCGAGAGGAGGATGCTG GATCCGTCAATTAAAGGAACCTTTCACTGGTCTGGCGACGAGCAGATGACCAAGTATGAGATGGCGTGCGCCATCGCCGACGCCTTCAACCTGCCCTGCAGCCACCTTCGGCCC ATAACTGACAGTCCTGTCCTGGGAGCACAGCGCCCGCGGAATGCTCAGctggactgctccagattggaGAGCCTGGGGATCGGTCAGCGGACGCCCTTCCGCATCGGCATCAAGGATTCACTCTGGCCCTTCCTCATCGATAAGAGATGGAGGCAGACGGTCTTTCACTAG